In one window of Arachis ipaensis cultivar K30076 chromosome B06, Araip1.1, whole genome shotgun sequence DNA:
- the LOC107645453 gene encoding 1-acyl-sn-glycerol-3-phosphate acyltransferase 2 produces MGIAAAAVVVPFGLLFFTSGLAVNLIQAVSYVLVRPLSKNLHRRINRVVAELLWLELVWLIDWWAGVKVEVFTDHETFQLMGKEHALVICNHRSDIDWLVGWVLAQRSGCLGSTLAVMKKSSKFLPVIGWSMWFSEYLFLERSWAKDESTLKSGIQRLSDFPLPFWLALFVEGTRFTQAKLLAAQEYAASAGLPIPRNVLIPRTKGFVSAVSHMRSFVPAIYDVTVAIPKCSPTPTMLRLLKGQPSVVQVHIKRHLMNELPETDEAVAQWCRDVFVAKDALLDKHIAEDTFSDKELQDTGRPKKSLLVTISWSGLIVTGAVKFLRWTSLLSSWKGIAISTASLAVVTGLMQILIMFSQSERSTPAKVLPAKPKSTGEQVEDKNVKQQ; encoded by the exons GCAGTATCTTATGTTCTTGTACGGCCTCTGTCAAAGAATCTGCACAGGCGGATCAACCGTGTAGTTGCAGAATTGTTGTGGCTGGAACTTGTATGGCTTATTGATTGGTGGGCTGGTGTTAAG GTTGAAGTATTCACAGATCATGAAACGTTCCAATTGATGG GTAAAGAGCATGCCCTTGTCATATGCAATCACAGAAGTGATATTGATTggcttgttggatgggttttagCTCAG CGCTCAGGTTGCCTTGGCAGTACTTTAGCTGTGAtgaagaaatcttcaaagtttcTGCCG GTCATTGGTTGGTCAATGTGGTTTTCTGAGTATCTTTTCCTAGAGAGAAGCTGGGCCAAGGATGAGAGCACATTAAAG TCAGGCATCCAGCGACTGAGCGATTTTCCTCTTCCGTTTTGGTTGGCTCTCTTTGTAGAAGGAACACGCTTCACACAAGCTAAACTATTAGCTGCTCAAGAATATGCAGCCTCTGCTGGATTGCCTATTCCTAGAAATGTTTTGATTCCTAGAACTAAG GGATTTGTTTCAGCAGTAAGTCACATGCGCTCATTTGTTCCTGCCATTTATGACGTAACAGTGGCTATCCCCAAGTGTTCACCCACCCCTACAATGCTTAGACTCTTAAAAGGGCAACCCTCAGTG GTGCAAGTTCACATCAAGCGCCATTTGATGAATGAATTGCCAGAAACAGATGAAGCTGTTGCTCAATGGTGTCGAGATGTGTTTGTTGCCAAG GATGCATTATTAGACAAACATATAGCTGAAGATACTTTTAGTGATAAAGAGCTGCAGGATACTGGTCGGCCAAAAAAATCTCTTCTG GTAACCATATCTTGGTCTGGTCTGATTGTTACGGGAGCCGTCAAGTTTCTCCGATGGACTTCGCTACTATCATCCTGGAAGGGTATTGCAATTTCAACTGCTAGTTTGGCAGTCGTTACTGGCCTCATGCAAATCTTGATTATGTTCTCACAGTCGGAGCGTTCAACGCCGGCCAAGGTCCTCCCTGCAAAGCCAAAGAGCACAGGGGAACAAGTGGAAGATAAGAATGTCAAACAACAGTAG